In one window of Helianthus annuus cultivar XRQ/B chromosome 17, HanXRQr2.0-SUNRISE, whole genome shotgun sequence DNA:
- the LOC110930768 gene encoding pentatricopeptide repeat-containing protein At1g30610, chloroplastic, which translates to MTVITLPYPQLGFTRFEKNAFIRPHYHTPRLHFTIRLHPFHTSLFNGTKKPRRIGKIAMVNTNSSIVIDKEQEFKPSFEEYLKAMETVKSRREKRKTVIETPPVREIEQESGDSSGFEEGISVQKVGSVKEDEGKKLWVRKKLDPQGVRRNGNKDVGLEEQRFNMKRVVPNAKEDEIVKKWTRKEPGSGSKEAQLDTTKFHEQRFNIKRVVPDLKQDEVMKKWTRKKPDAKGAEMDTKFQEQGFRRSEMSSVSSKSFVMDKERVSHVKKPFRKSEHDGYGDVGIERAAFKSLEEFPDVCDQPRVSRVDMEERIQKLAKCLNGASIDAPEWNFSKMMRSAKIRFADFSIIRLIQILGNYGNWRQVLQVIEWMQSRERFKSNRLRNIYTAALDALGKARRPVEALNVFHTMQQQMASYPDLVAYHCIAITLGQAGHMRELFHVIDTMRSPPNKKLATGVLQKWDPRLEPDIIVYNAVLNACVQQKNLEGAFWVLQQLKQQGQQPNSITYGLVMEVMLACEKYNLVHEFFKKMRKSFIPNSLTYKVLVNTLWKEGKVDEAILTVKEMEKRGIIGSAALYYDLARCLCSAGRCEEAIVQIEKVCKVANKPLVVTYTGLIQACLDSGKIESGTYIFKHMHKFCSPNLVTYNIMLKGYLDHHMFEEAKQLFNKLLENGNHVTSKVDSRHVVLPDIHTFNLMLDACLVNKKWDDLEFVYTKMLQHGYYFNAKRHSHMILEACKAGKVNLLETTWKHLIEGDQIPPPPLVQEMFCMKLEQDDYAAAFSCLICLPSTESHKYSRNSWVARFRDNPTLFREETLLRVIDRVNILLVSNEEPNIILLNLMRSCKENLRI; encoded by the exons ATGACAGTAATAACACTACCATATCCACAATTAGGTTTCACTCGTTTCGAAAAAAATGCATTCATACGTCCACATTATCACACCCCAAGATTACATTTCACAATTAGGTTACATCCGTTTCACACAAGCCTTTTTAATGGTACCAAAAAACCCAGAAGAATCGGAAAAATTGCTATGGTGAATACAAATTCAAGTATCGTAATTGACAAAGAACAAGAATTCAAACCTTCGTTTGAGGAGTATTTGAAAGCCATGGAGACCGTTAAAAGCCGCAGAGAAAAGCGTAAAACTGTAATAGAAACACCACCGGTACGTGAAATTGAGCAAGAAAGTGGCGATTCCAGTGGTTTTGAAGAGGGAATTAGTGTGCAGAAAGTGGGAAGTGTGAAGGAAGATGAAGGTAAGAAGTTATGGGTTAGAAAGAAACTGGACCCTCAAGGTGTTCGACGAAATGGCAACAAGGATGTTGGGTTAGAAGAACAGAGGTTTAATATGAAAAGGGTTGTGCCAAATGCAAAGGAAGATGAAATTGTGAAGAAATGGACCCGAAAGGAACCGGGTTCGGGTTCTAAAGAAGCCCAATTGGATACTACTAAGTTTCATGAACAGAGGTTTAATATTAAAAGGGTTGTGCCAGATTTAAAGCAAGATGAAGTTATGAAGAAATGGACCCGAAAGAAACCGGATGCTAAAGGAGCCGAAATGGATACTAAGTTTCAAGAACAGGGATTTAGGCGTTCTGAAATGAGTTCTGTTTCAAGTAAAAGTTTTGTGATGGATAAAGAAAGAGTTTCCCATGTGAAGAAACCTTTTCGGAAAAGTGAGCATGATGGTTATGGTGATGTGGGGATAGAAAGAGCTGCTTTTAAATCACTAGAGGAATTTCCAGATGTTTGCGATCAGCCGAGGGTCTCGCGAGTAGATATGGAGGAAAGAATCCAGAAGTTAGCAAAGTG TTTAAATGGTGCATCCATCGATGCTCCCGAATGGAATTTCTCTAAGATGATGAGAAGTGCAAAAATCAGATTTGCAGATTTTTCAATAATAAGACTTATACAGATCTTAGGAAATTATGGCAATTGGAGGCAGGTGCTTCAAGTCATTGAGTGGATGCAATCACGAGAACGCTTTAAGTCTAACAGATTAAG AAATATTTACACAGCTGCACTTGATGCCCTTGGGAAAGCAAGGAGACCCGTTGAAGCACTGAACGTGTTTCACACGATGCAG CAACAAATGGCTTCGTATCCGGATCTTGTAGCTTATCATTGTATTGCAATCACCCTTGGACAAGCAGGTCATATGAGGGAACTATTCCATGTGATCGATACCATGAGATCCCCTCCTAATAAGAAACTAGCTACCGGTGTTCTTCAAAAATGGGACCCACGACTCGAACCAGATATAATAGTCTATAATGCT GTGCTAAATGCGTGTGTACAGCAAAAAAATCTTGAAGGTGCGTTTTGGGTATTGCAGCAGCTAAAGCAACAGGGCCAACAACCTAATAGCATAACATATGGACTTGTAATGGAG GTAATGCTGGCATGTGAGAAGTATAATCTGGTACACGAGTTTTTCAAAAAGATGCGGAAATCATTTATTCCAAATTCTCTAACTTATAAAG TTCTTGTGAATACATTATGGAAAGAAGGCAAAGTTGATGAGGCCATTTTAACCGTTAAAGAAATGGAAAAACGGGGAATAATTGGCTCTGCGGCCCTTTATTATGACCTTGCTAGATGCCTTTGCAGTGCAGGAAGATGTGAGGAAGCTATTGTGCAA ATTGAAAAGGTATGTAAGGTGGCAAATAAACCTCTGGTGGTGACATATACCGGTTTAATTCAAGCTTGTTTAGACTCTGGGAAAATCGAGAGTGGAACCTACATATTCAAACATATGCACAAGTTTTGCTCTCCAAATTTAGTTACATATAACATCATGCTCAAAGGGTACCTCGATCACCATATGTTTGAAGAAGCAAAACAGTTGTTCAATAAATTATTGGAGAACGGGAATCATGTTACAAGTAAAGTCGATTCCAGGCATGTGGTATTACCAGATATTCATACGTTTAATTTGATGTTAGATGCGTGTTTGGTGAATAAAAAATGGGATGATCTTGAATTTGTCTACACAAAAATGCTGCAACACGGATACTACTTTAACGCAAAACGTCATTCCCATATGATACTTGAAGCCTGCAAAGCTGGGAAG GTGAATTTGTTAGAAACAACATGGAAACATTTGATTGAGGGTGATCAAATCCCACCACCACCTCTTGTTCAAGAGATGTTTTGTATGAAACTGGAGCAAGATGATTATGCTGCTGCTTTCTCCTGTTTAATATGTCTTCCTTCAACTGAATCACATAAATATTCCCGAAATTCGTGGGTGGCCCGTTTTAGAGATAATCCTACCCTTTTCCGGGAAGAAACGCTTCTACGAGTAATAGATAGGGTAAATATTTTATTGGTCAGTAATGAAGAACCGAATATAATTCTTTTGAATCTGATGAGATCTTGTAAAGAAAATCTACGGATTTAA